A genomic window from Lycium barbarum isolate Lr01 chromosome 4, ASM1917538v2, whole genome shotgun sequence includes:
- the LOC132635481 gene encoding copal-8-ol diphosphate hydratase, chloroplastic-like, translating into MHALSNLKSPCHLPAVNVQPLLSAPNVRLFFKHVTRNCQFQTEGSVVYKKICCKHVPNAGNSLGYSGELQIEDTKYLDGESIQVTTTIKKRKLVEKIKHMLNTMKDGSSSVSPYDTAWVALIRDINGSDRPQFPSCLQWIVDNQLSDGSWGEESLFNIYDRLLNTLASVVALTTWNTGIEKRNKGVSFIKENICKLETGNVENMTCGFEIVFPALLEKAQPLDIDIPYDAPVLKNICARREMKFKRIPKDLVHSIPTTLLFSLEGFRDLDWERLLKLQMPDGSFLTSIASTAFAFMETNDENCLRYLQRVVRKYNGGAPHSYPVDMQARLWASDRLQHLGISYYFEEEFKDMLDHVQRYWNEEIGIFSGRNSNFCDIDDTCMAIRLLRLHGYDVNPDVLNKFKDGDNFFCLKGETDKSPTAMYNLYRCSQVSFPGEKILDDANKFTYNFLQECLLNNQSLDKWLIAKDIPGEIRYALDIPWYASLPRVEARLYIEQYGGSNDIWIGKTLHRMPDISNNVYLEAAKLDYNECQSQHQFEWTIILDWFTQCNFEHFGISKKELLLAYFLGAASIFELQRSRERLAWAKSLIMCKMITSYFSEEATISTKNSNEKRQMLLHNLLQFLHQLSEETYETLGKDIHLQLHSAWGTWLMSVGEEKTARQEEAELLVRTINLCGGHMVDDELISSIDYKNISNITNKVCYKLQSGKVSGINSNGIKHNGSPHTNEVELDMKELVKLVLDNSSCGINKDMKKTFFAVAKTFYYTAHVTEEVLNFHISKVLFEPVE; encoded by the exons ATGCATGCCCTATCCAACCTCAAATCTCCCTGCCATCTTCCAGCAGTCAATGTCCAACCCTTATTGTCTGCGCCCAACGTCCGTCTATTTTTCAAACATGTAACAA GAAATTGCCAGTTCCAAACTGAAGGCTCAGTTGTTTATAAGAAAATTTGCTGCAAACATGTGCCTAATGCTGGAAATTCTCTAG GTTACAGTGGTGAGTTGCAAATTGAGGATACGAAATACCTAGATGGCGAAAGCATTCAG GTAACTACAACAATCAAGAAAAGGAAGTTGGTAGAGAAGATCAAACATATGTTGAACACCATGAAAGATGGTAGTTCAAGTGTGTCACCCTATGACACAGCATGGGTTGCCCTGATTAGAGATATAAATGGAAGTGATAGGCCACAATTTCCATCTTGTCTTCAATGGATAGTAGACAATCAACTTTCTGATGGTTCATGGGGAGAGGAGTCTTTGTTCAACATTTACGACCGCCTATTGAACACACTTGCATCTGTTGTTGCATTAACAACCTGGAACACAGGCATTGAGAAGAGAAACAAAG GTGTATCGTTTATAAAGGAAAACATATGCAAGTTAGAAACAGGGAATGTTGAAAACATGACTTGTGGATTTGAAATTGTATTTCCTGCTCTCCTCGAGAAAGCTCAACCTTTGGACATTGATATTCCCTACGATGCTCCAGTCTTGAAGAATATATGTGCAAGGAGAGAGATGAAATTTAAGAG AATTCCTAAAGATCTTGTGCATTCAATTCCAACAACGCTATTGTTTTCACTAGAAGGATTTCGTGACTTGGATTGGGAAAGGCTTTTGAAGCTTCAAATGCCAGATGGCTCATTCTTAACATCCATTGCCTCCACTGCCTTTGCATTTATGGAAACAAATGATGAAAATTGTTTGAGATATCTTCAAAGGGTTGTTCGAAAGTATAATGGAGGAG CTCCACATAGTTACCCAGTCGATATGCAAGCGCGACTATGGGCGAGTGACCGATTACAACACCTTGGAATTTCATAttactttgaagaagaattcaaGGACATGTTAGATCATGTCCAAAG ATACTGGAATGAAGAGATTGGAATTTTTAGTGGAAGGAATTCAAACTTTTGTGACATTGATGACACATGCATGGCTATTAGGCTGCTAAGATTACATGGATATGATGTTAATCCAG ATGTGCTCAACAAATTCAAAGATGGTGATAACTTTTTTTGCCTAAAGGGTGAAACGGACAAGTCACCAACAGCTATGTATAATCTCTATAGATGCTCTCAAGTTTCATTCCCGGGAGAGAAGATTCTTGATGATGCAAACAAGTTTACCTACAATTTCTTGCAAGAATGTTTGTTAAACAACCAATCCTTAGACAAATGGTTAATTGCTAAGGATATACCTGGAGAG ATACGATATGCATTGGACATTCCATGGTATGCTAGCCTACCCAGGGTGGAAGCTCGGTTATACATAGAACAATATGGCGGATCAAATGATATTTGGATTGGCAAGACGTTACACAG AATGCCGGACATCAGCAATAATGTGTATCTTGAGGCCGCAAAATTAGATTACAACGAATGCCAAAGTCAACATCAATTTGAATGGACGATTATTCTAGA CTGGTTTACACAGTGCAATTTTGAACACTTTGGAATAAGCAAAAAGGAGCTATTGTTAGCTTATTTCTTAGGTGCAGCAAGTATATTTGAACTACAGAGGTCAAGGGAAAGACTTGCATGGGCTAAATCTCTTATAATGTGTAAGATGATTACATCTTATTTCAGTGAAGAAGCTACCATTTCTACTAAAAACAG TAATGAAAAAAGACAGATGCTTCTCCACAATCTTCTTCAGTTTTTGCACCAACTTTCAGAAGAGACTTATGAGACCCTAGGCAAAGACATCCACCTTCAATTACACTCTGCA TGGGGGACGTGGTTGATGTCTGTTGGAGAGGAGAAAACTGCACGCCAAGAAGAAGCCGAGTTGTTAGTGCGCACAATTAATCTTTGTGGTGGCCATATGGTAGATGATGAGCTAATATCCAGTATAGACTACAAAAATATATCCAATATTACCAATAAAGTCTGTTACAAGCTTCAAAGCGGAAAG GTGTCTGGTATCAACTCCAACGGGATTAAACACAATGGGAGCCCTCACACCAATGAAGTTGAATTGGACATGAAAGAACTTGTAAAATTAGTGTTAGATAATTCCTCGTGCGGCATAAATAAAGATATGAAGAAAACATTTTTTGCAGTGGCAAAGACCTTCTACTATACTGCACATGTTACAGAGGAAGTGCTCAATTTTCATATATCCAAAGTGCTCTTTGAGCCAGTTGAGTAG